ACGCCGCCATTCCCTTGGCTTTCGAACCTTTTGCTGGAGCCGCGCATAGGTAGTCGTAGGCAGATATCACAAAGAAAGCAGGGATCGTATCCATGCATGACTCATGTCCTTTGTGCAACAGCGCTCAGGTTGCGCTTTTCCACCAGTACGCTACCTTCTCGCTCCTAACGTGCAAAGATTGTGATCTCGTTTTTCAACCTCACCTCGATCAAGTCAACGTGACACAGCTGGTTGCAGACATTTATGACGCGAGTTGGGTCTCCATGCGGGATCAATACGCCAAAAATACATTTACGGAACACGCGATCTTCCATACATTGCTGCTCGATATGTGGTTTTCGGAAAAAGGGAAGCTGCTCGAAATTGGTCCAGGAACAGGAGAGTTGTTATTCCTAGCTCGTGAGGCTGGGTGGGAGGTTGTTGGGGTAGAGCCGTCACATCAATCATGCGCATACGCCCAAGATCGGTATGGGTTACAACTGGTTCATTCGTTATGGAACTCCTCTGTTCTCGCCCCCGAACACCTTGGTACGTTTGATGCCATCGTTTTTTGTCACGTCTTTGAGCATATTTCGCATCCGAAGCAATACCTTGAAGAATTGAAGGGGTTTCTTAAACCAGGAGGAAAGATCATTTTTAGCGTGCCGAACAAAAACTCGTTTACCAATAAACTGTTTGGGGTGTATTCTCCGCTGTATACCGAAAATGACCACCTCTTTCATTACTCGCGTGACAATCTGATCTCACTGCTTCATCAAGGCGGTTGGGAGATTCTCTCCATCTTTTCTCGGGAAGAAACAAATCGCTTGGAAAACCATTTGCGCAAGACCACGCAAACACCTTTACCGATCCAGGACATCATGCAGCTAGCCGTGAACCTACAGTCGACCTTCCAAGGCCATGAAATCTTCTGCATTGCAACACGACAAGCGCAGGAGGTGCAGCACGTAGATGACCAGAACCAAACTAACTCTTTCCATGATTGTGAAAAATGAAAGCAATCGCTATTTAAGACGAGCGCTGGAAGCACATAAAGACTTTATTGATGCAGCCGTCATCATCGACGATGGCAGTATCGATCATACCGCAGATCTCTGTAGAGAGGTACTCAAGGGCGTTCCTCTTCATCTGGTTCAAAACGCTACCTCTCAGTTTTCCAACGAGGTGGCCTTGCGCAAACAACAATGGCAAGAAACGATCCAGACTGATCCAGGATGGATTTTGAATCTGGACGCCGATGAACTCATGGATAGCTCCTTCCCCTCGAAAGTCTCCGAGATTTTGGAACAGCAGACATATGAGGCGATCTACTTTCGTTTGTACGATATGTGGAGTGACACGCATTATCGCGAGGATGTGTATTGGAAAGCCCATCATTACTATCGTCCCTTTATGGTCAAGTACCGCCCTGACTTCCCCTATATATGGAGGGAAACCCCTCAGCATTGCGGCAGATTTCCTCTCTCGATCAACCAGTTCTCTTACCTGTGCCATCCATCCCGCGTGAAGCATTTTGGCTGGGCCCGACTCGAAGACAGACAAAGCAAATACAACCGTTATCAGCTCCTCGACCCCGATGCCAAATATGGCTGGAAGGAACAGTATGAATCCATCTTGGATCAACATCCCAATCTGTTGGAATGGGTGGAATGAAGATGATCATTCGCGATATTGAAAAAGCCTTGCAGCAGTCCAATTGTAATCACTGGCGGTACAACTCACTCACGT
The window above is part of the Brevibacillus brevis NBRC 100599 genome. Proteins encoded here:
- a CDS encoding class I SAM-dependent methyltransferase — translated: MHDSCPLCNSAQVALFHQYATFSLLTCKDCDLVFQPHLDQVNVTQLVADIYDASWVSMRDQYAKNTFTEHAIFHTLLLDMWFSEKGKLLEIGPGTGELLFLAREAGWEVVGVEPSHQSCAYAQDRYGLQLVHSLWNSSVLAPEHLGTFDAIVFCHVFEHISHPKQYLEELKGFLKPGGKIIFSVPNKNSFTNKLFGVYSPLYTENDHLFHYSRDNLISLLHQGGWEILSIFSREETNRLENHLRKTTQTPLPIQDIMQLAVNLQSTFQGHEIFCIATRQAQEVQHVDDQNQTNSFHDCEK
- a CDS encoding glycosyltransferase family 2 protein; protein product: MTRTKLTLSMIVKNESNRYLRRALEAHKDFIDAAVIIDDGSIDHTADLCREVLKGVPLHLVQNATSQFSNEVALRKQQWQETIQTDPGWILNLDADELMDSSFPSKVSEILEQQTYEAIYFRLYDMWSDTHYREDVYWKAHHYYRPFMVKYRPDFPYIWRETPQHCGRFPLSINQFSYLCHPSRVKHFGWARLEDRQSKYNRYQLLDPDAKYGWKEQYESILDQHPNLLEWVE